In Aspergillus nidulans FGSC A4 chromosome II, a single window of DNA contains:
- a CDS encoding uncharacterized protein (transcript_id=CADANIAT00005184), producing the protein MKSTSLAHLIPLATLGHGLSISLPPLIPHIPGVTEALNNIVPPLPILQVPTAAVDSPPFTPSNIKPKKIGYFWTGAGDKHHKDFLATYSLDDDTFGTLIYVTDVPSSGNDPHHLGPSLDGKTLVGGGLLSLLKTQDTAFYFDTSNPYRPTFLKSNRAILSSIADEIRAKPDGGFYITYMGSALGTSPGRLVETDADFNIIHEWPEDVEGVLNILGDQFSPHGLAIDWERKLILTSDFVEPISILKPSLGIRKADTLRLWDLDSKKIINTITIPGGGGIQDVKFIPGNKEGAAIATAVHLGQVWIIYPEREDRNGKPGVAELLYDLGPKARDTVAIYTDITQDGLFLYLTLTTGNHIAALDISDLDNVKRLDDPDEDQPTIGPHYIKVTPDQKHLVVTDYFVQTGDIGLINTPADFKALYIDINDDGSLSFNRSIDFSREFANRGGAKPHSTVVFDFTDPENPLYY; encoded by the exons ATGAAGTCTACTTCGCTTGCTCACTTGATCCCCCTGGCCACTCTGGGTCATGGTCTCTCGATTTCCTTGCCTCCTCTGATTCCACACATCCCCGGTGTGACTGAGGCCTTGAACAACATTGTCCCTCCTCTGCCGATTCTGCAGGTTCCTACGGCCGCCGTGGACAGTCCGCCCTTTACGCCCAGTAACATTAAGCCCAAGAAAATTGGCTACTTCTGGACTGGTGCCGGTGACAAACACCACAAAGATTTCCTTGCTACCTACAGTCTGGACGATGACACCTTTGGAACTTTGATCTATGTCACGGATGTTCCCTCCAGCGGCAATGACCCGCACCACCTGGGCCCTTCTCTCGACGGAAAGACTCTAGTTGGCGGTGGTCTTCTATCTTTACTGAAGACACAG GACACTGCCTTTTACTTTGACACTTCGAATCCCTATCGCCCTACATTCCTGAAGAGCAACCGCGCCATCCTCTCGTCCATCGCTGACGAGATCCGCGCGAAGCCTGACGGTGGCTTTTATATTACTTACATGGGCTCTGCGCTAGGCACTAGTCCTGGCCGTCTTGTTGAAACCGATGCCGATttcaacatcatccacgaGTGGCCGGAGGATGTAGAAGGCGTGCTCAACATCCTTGGCGATCAATTCTCCCCTCACGGTCTGGCCATCGACTGGGAGAGAAAGCTCATCCTGACATCGGACTTTGTGGAGCCGATCAGTATCCTTAAGCCCAGTCTTGGAATTCGGAAGGCTGATACGCTGCGTCTGTGGGATTTGGATtcgaagaagatcatcaACACCATTACCATTCCTGGG GGCGGCGGCATCCAAGACGTCAAGTTCATCCCTGGCAACAAAGAAGGCGCTGCCATCGCTACAGCCGTGCATCTAGGCCAAGTCTGGATTATCTACCCTGAGCGTGAGGACAGGAACGGCAAGCCCGGCGTCGCTGAGCTCCTCTACGACCTCGGTCCCAAAGCCCGCGACACCGTGGCGATCTACACCGACATCACCCAAGACGGCCTTTTCCTCTACCTGACCCTCACAACTGGAAACCATATCGCTGCTCTCGACATCTCCGACCTCGACAATGTAAAACGTCTCGACGACCCAGATGAAGACCAGCCCACTATTGGCCCGCACTATATCAAGGTCACGCCAGACCAGAAGCACCTCGTCGTCACGGATTACTTTGTGCAGACCGGCGATATTGGCCTTATCAACACCCCTGCTGACTTTAAGGCGCTGTACATCGACATTAATGATGACGGGAGCCTGAGCTTCAACCGCTCGATTGACTTTAGCAGGGAATTTGCGAACCGGGGCGGTGCAAAGCCCCATTCTACTGTTGTTTTTGACTTTACTGACCCTGAGAATCCTCTTTACTATTGA
- a CDS encoding uncharacterized protein (transcript_id=CADANIAT00005185) encodes MRMSTTGWTKKYVYAVIPYFLTLRGVIGLTNTPRECLQVSIMLSVNRAADFAGTASTALDSEGNTLSSDEILELSISKDSFSHLTRRYRFSQVLDTWRYRSTSGTANRQTEYDENGEVQSVVFILSVRLSGSFASIIAIHHDFATSCTVALGLRVSPYDQGLLQQGNERHKELLGHALLVPTILVEISLSTNMLFMQKVRQELSAVEKATGQHGWLEVPATDAPAHDSELSRLGHTVKLHISLSYRRIDSIGVYLDLIKQTLGDVCIGRSILQTFVVTHSPRDQYVQWIANLETALKFRLVDTKYNERRADNQITAVRVPIFTRIYSLLSQRDNMIGVSVAMESKKISEASKRDGSALKSLTVLTAIFFPATYIATLFSLPTFDHTPFWIYWVVVVPLTLVIFGSWSSWTLYRQRRISQETAQRDIHDDIEWDPERAYGRLTGSRQAEITSGTVAMSALGPSSRHTKLHTKNT; translated from the exons ATGAGGATGTCGACGACTGGGTGGACGAAAAAGTACGTCTACGCCGTTATCCCATACTTCCTGACTCTGAGAGGAGTCATTGGACTGACCAATACGCCCAGGGAATGTTTGCAAGTATCGATAATGCTCAGTGTCAACCGTGCGGCAGA CTTTGCGGGTACTGCATCTACAGCACTCGATTCAGAGGGGAACACTCTGTCTTCGGACGAGATTTTAGAGCTTTCAATCAGTAAGGACAGTTTCAGTCATCTCACACGGCGCTACCGCTTTTCTCAAGTACTGGATACCTGGAGGTACCGTTCGACGTCAGGGACCGCGAATAGACAAACCGAGTACGATGAGAACGGAGAGGTTCAATCTGTCG TATTCATTCTATCTGTCCGACTCTCTGGGAGCTTCGCCTCGATAATCGCCATACACCATGACTTCGCAACAAGCTGTACCGTGGCACTGGGGCTCCGCGTCAGCCCCTACGACCAAGGCCTCCTGCAGCAGGGTAATGAGCGGCACAAAGAACTCTTGGGCCACGCACTACTTGTTCCCACGATACTGGTTGAGATCAGCCTCTCGACAAACATGCTGTTCATGCAAAAGGTTCGTCAGGAATTAAGCGCTGTCGAGAAGGCAACAGGCCAACATGGGTGGCTCGAGGTTCCGGCAACAGATGCACCGGCGCATGACAGTGAGTTGTCCAGACTGGGGCATACGGTCAAGCTGCATATCTCGTTGAGTTATCGAAGGATCGACTCGATTGGAGTCTATCTTGACCTCATCAAGCAGACCCTTGGTGACGTGTGTATTGGACGGTCTATCCTTCAGACATTTGTGGTCACACATAGCCCAAGAGACCAGTACGTACAGTGGATTGCGAACCTCGAGACGGCGCTCAAGTTCCGACTGGTCGATACGAAGTATAACGAGAGGCGGGCAGATAACCAGATCACCGCTGTCAGGGTCCCCATATTCACAAGG ATATACAGCCTTCTATCTCAACGCGACAACATGATCGGTGTCTCCGTAGCCATGGAATCGAAGAAGATCTCCGAAGCGTCGAAGCGCGACGGGTCAGCGCTAAAATCACTCACCGTTCTGACAgcgatcttctttccagcgaCTTACATTGCC actctcttctcccttccaaccTTCGACCACACCCCTTTTTGGATTTACTGGGTCGTGGTGGTTCCATTAACCCTCGTTATATTTGGCTCCTGGTCTAGCTGGACTCTATATCGACAGCGTCGTATTTCGCAGGAGACGGCCCAACGCGATATCCATGATGATATTGAGTGGGATCCAGAGCGTGCATATGGTCGTTTAACAGGGTCCCGCCAGGCGGAAATCACATCTGGGACTGTTGCCATGTCGGCCCTAGGCCCTTCTTCAAGACACACTAAGTTGCATACTAAGAACACCTGA
- a CDS encoding uncharacterized protein (transcript_id=CADANIAT00005186), which yields MAWIAYFCPPMSHLAAMKSRHQTPLFVSNTELDPQKLAAVRKRYAEEASKRLKPEGSSQFVPLTSADEERLRSLADDPWVAHEALNARPSPIKNDGRCRFFVLGAGYGGLQFAVRLIEEGIARSDEIRLADAAGGFGGTWTGTASLACIVMSRAMCTCRCLKRRATEHREPTENPIKRTFRAEKRVAVVGTPATAISVVPEVAKYAGELYVIQRTPAPVRPRGQHETNPKEFQTKVATMPGLQNLVNDAWTDMPAYSAIVGTPNHGVTKSSSKVIEHHADAYHALDLPHMESVRARVDELVHDPDTAAKLKPWYPSWCKRPKFSDTYLQTFNRPNVHLVDTDGKGPSRVTETGLVVGEKVYLLGVEIFGTGYQAPTAGSGSPAARTGINVTGRHGQSLDEKWRTKGAAKLHGYATNGFPNLFFSGTSQATITGKNVFMLGFIAQHIAYMIGEGERRVGRGQGLGQQQRAIIEVTRDSEEAHTAEIPRRAPPFYSVLTDVRPGTLMGTGIVPMLRTRKRRRRGLGG from the exons ATGGCGTGGATTGCTTATTTCTGTCCACCCATGTCACACCTTGCCGCGATGAAGTCGCGTCATCAAACGCCCctcttcgtctccaacaCGGAAC TTGACCCGCAGAAGCTCGCCGCAGTCCGTAAGCGCTATGCCGAGGAAGCAAGCAAGCGGCTCAAGCCGGAGGGATCTTCACAGTTCGTCCCGTTGACATCTGCAGACGAGGAGCGGCTACGATCCCTGGCTGACGATCCCTGGGTGGCCCACGAAGCCTTGAACGCTAGACCCTCACCCATCAAGAATGACGGTCGGTGTCGATTCTTTGTGCTCGGTGCAGGCTACGGAGGGCTGCAGTTCGCAGTCCGTCTTATAGAGGAGGGGATAGCAAGATCTGACGAGATACGTCTTGCTGATGCAGCCGGTGGATTTGGCGGGACGTGGACTGGAACCGCTTCCCTGGCCTGCATTGTGATGTCGAGAGCTATGTGTACCTGCCGTTGCTTGAAGAGACGGG CCACGGAGCACCGCGAGCCTACTGAGAATCCGATCAAGAGGACGTTTAGGGCTGA gaagaggGTTGCAGTTGTCGGTACCCCAGCGACGGCTATCTCCGTTGTCCCAGAAGTCGCAAAGTACGCTGGGGAGCTATATGTCATCCAGCGTACGCCGGCTCCTGTCCGCCCGCGCGGCCAGCACGAGACGAATCCCAAGGAGTTTCAGACCAAGGTGGCTACGA TGCCAGGCCTGCAGAATCTGGTCAATGACGCGTGGACAGATATGCCAGCGTACTCGGCCATCGTTGGCACGCCCAATCACGGTGTCACAAAATCCTCGTCAAAAGTGATTGAGCATCACGCTGATGCCTATCACGCCCTGGACCTACCTCATATGGAGAGTGTCCGTGCCAGAGTTGATGAGCTCGTTCACGATCCCGATACGGCCGCCAAGCTGAAACCATGGTATCCATCCTGGTGCAAGCGGCCAAAATTCAGCGATACTTACTTGCAAACATTCAACCGCCCAAACGTGCATCTAGTCGACACGGACGGCAAGGGTCCGTCGCGCGTGACAGAGACGGGTCTTGTCGTAGGCGAGAAAGTGTACCTCCTCGGCGTTGAAATCTTTGGGACCGGTTACCAAGCACCCACAGCCGGGAGCGGGAGTCCCGCCGCTCGAACAGGGATAAATGTTACTGGGAGACACGGTCAATCTCTAGACGAGAAGTGGCGGACTAAGGGGGCAGCGAAATTACATGGCTATGCGACAAATGGATTCCCCAACCTGTTTTTCTCCGGCACAAGCCAGGCAACCATTACGGGGAAAAATGTGTTCATGCTTGGCTTCATTGCGCAGCACATCGCCTATATGATTGGGGAGGGAGAGCGGCGCGTTGGCCGTGGCCAGGGCCTTGGGCAACAGCAGCGAGCCATCATTGAGGTCACCCGTGATAGTGAAGAGGCGCACACGGCGGAGATCCCTCGCCGGGCTCCGCCGTTCTATTCTGTTCTTACGGATGTACGCCCGGGTACTTTAATGGGCACGGGGATAGTGCCAATGTTACGGACCCGGaagagaaggcgaagagggctAGGGGGGTGA